Proteins encoded by one window of Rhinolophus ferrumequinum isolate MPI-CBG mRhiFer1 chromosome 13, mRhiFer1_v1.p, whole genome shotgun sequence:
- the SLC35F6 gene encoding solute carrier family 35 member F6 — MAWTKYQLFLAGLMLVTGSINTLSAKWADNFVAQGCGGSKEHSFQHPFLQAVGMFLGELSCLAAFYLLRCRAARHLDTSMDPQQPFNPLLFLPPALCDMTGTSIMYVALNMTSASSFQMLRGAVIIFTGLFSVAFLGRRLALSQWLGILATIAGLVVVGLADLMSKHDDQHKLSEVITGDLLIIMAQIIVSIQMVLEEKFIYKHNVHPLRAVGTEGLFGFVILSLLLVPMYYIPAGSFSGSPRGTLEDALDAFCQVGRQPLIALALLGNISSIAFFNFAGISVTKELSATTRMVLDSLRTIVIWALSLALGWEAFHPLQILGFVILLMGTALYNGLHRPLLSRLSRGRPPTEEGERERLLGASRTPINDAS, encoded by the exons GTGGGCGGACAACTTCGTGGCCCAGGGCTGTGGAGGGAGCAAGGAGCACAGCTTCCAGCATCCCTTCCTCCAG GCAGTGGGCATGTTCCTGGGGGAGTTGTCCTGCCTGGCTGCCTTCTACCTGCTCCGGTGCAGAGCTGCGAGGCACCTAGATACCAGCATGGATCCTCAGCAGCCCTTCAACCCCCTTCttttcctgcccccagccctctgTGACATGACCGGGACCAGCATCATGTATGTGG CCCTGAACATGACCAGCGCCTCCAGCTTCCAGATGCTGCGGGGAGCGGTGATCATATTCACAGGCCTGTTCTCAGTGGCCTTCCTCGGGCGGAGGCTGGCCCTGAGCCAGTGGCTGGGCATCCTCGCAACCATCGCAGGGCTGGTGGTCGTGGGTCTGGCGGACCTTATGAGCAAGCATGATGATCAGCACAAGCTCAGCGAAGTGATCACAG GGGACCTGCTGATCATCATGGCCCAGATCATTGTCTCCATCCAGATGGTGCTAGAGGAGAAGTTCATCTACAAGCACAATGTGCACCCATTGCGAGCAGTTGGCACTGAGG GCCTCTTTGGCTTTGTGATCCTCTCCCTGCTGCTGGTGCCCATGTACTACATCCCGGCCGGCTCCTTCAGTGGAAGCCCTCGTGGGACGCTGGAGGATGCACTGGATGCCTTCTGCCAGGTGGGCCGGCAGCCACTCATCGCGCTGGCACTGCTGGGCAACATCAGCAGCATTGCCTTCTTCAACTTCGCGGGTATCAGTGTCACCAAGGAGCTGAGCGCCACCACCCGCATGGTGCTGGACAGCCTGCGGACCATTGTCATCTGGGCGCTGAGCCTGGCACTGGGCTGGGAGGCTTTCCACCCACTGCAGATCCTCGGCTTTGTCATTCTCCTGATGGGCACTGCCCTCTACAATGGGCTGCACCGCCCATTGCTGAGCCGCCTGTCCCGGGGCCGGCCCCCAACAGAGGAGGGCGAGCGTGAGAGACTGCTGGGTGCCTCTCGGACTCCCATCAATGATGCCAGCTGA